A DNA window from Armatimonadota bacterium contains the following coding sequences:
- a CDS encoding putative toxin-antitoxin system toxin component, PIN family — protein sequence MSVFDCNVFVQAVAFPGAAYHCFAHVLHGPDRLLTSKYVLDEARYVLSMPWLQAKLPGITPKRVEALFHHLHRTAIYVERVPKVFDFPPDPDDAPYLDLAIHTGAFALVTRDKEILRLREPGYDLARRLRERHPLLNITIPEGFLDLVEVKPTLKEMLEKRQRR from the coding sequence ATGTCTGTCTTCGACTGCAACGTCTTCGTCCAAGCTGTCGCCTTTCCAGGTGCGGCGTACCACTGCTTCGCCCATGTCCTTCATGGTCCTGACCGGCTCTTGACTTCAAAATATGTCCTTGATGAAGCCCGCTATGTTCTTTCAATGCCTTGGCTTCAAGCCAAGCTTCCTGGTATCACCCCGAAGCGTGTCGAGGCCCTGTTCCATCACCTTCACAGAACGGCTATCTACGTCGAGCGCGTTCCAAAGGTCTTTGACTTTCCACCAGACCCGGACGATGCACCGTATCTTGACCTTGCCATTCACACAGGCGCGTTTGCTCTGGTCACGAGAGACAAGGAGATTCTTCGCTTGCGCGAACCTGGTTATGACCTTGCCCGTCGGCTGAGAGAGCGCCATCCACTCTTGAATATCACCATTCCTGAAGGCTTTCTTGACCTTGTCGAGGTCAAGCCGACGCTTAAAGAGATGCTTGAGAAGCGACAAAGGCGATAG
- a CDS encoding ArdC family protein translates to MKTEDAKSLIEEQIKSLGTALEEGRSDQLESFLSAMARFHRYSFGNVLLIMAQKPDSTHVAGFHTWKSLGRFVKSGEKGIAILAPMLIKTESPDAPSPSQSEDETKALRFRVVYVFDVSQTDGEPLPEFAKATGEPGEYADRLKSLTRQLSIELEYAEHLGGALGVSKGGKVVLQDGLDPAQEFTTLVHELAHEILHHGSGRAGSTKESRELEAEAVAYVVAQAVGLDTARASTDYIKLYHGDAQQLTQSLEAVRKASGVILEGLL, encoded by the coding sequence ATGAAGACAGAAGACGCCAAGTCGCTCATCGAGGAGCAAATCAAAAGCTTAGGAACAGCACTCGAAGAAGGCCGAAGCGACCAGCTGGAATCGTTCCTCAGCGCAATGGCCCGCTTTCACCGTTACAGCTTCGGCAACGTGCTTCTCATCATGGCCCAGAAGCCTGATTCAACCCATGTTGCTGGATTCCACACGTGGAAATCCCTTGGCAGATTCGTCAAGTCAGGTGAGAAAGGCATCGCCATCCTTGCCCCTATGCTCATCAAAACCGAGAGTCCAGATGCTCCTTCCCCAAGCCAGAGTGAGGATGAAACCAAAGCTCTCCGGTTTCGAGTCGTTTATGTCTTTGATGTTAGCCAAACCGACGGCGAACCTCTTCCTGAATTCGCTAAGGCGACTGGCGAACCTGGAGAGTATGCGGACAGGCTCAAGAGCCTTACCCGCCAACTATCAATCGAGCTCGAATACGCCGAGCATCTTGGAGGTGCTTTGGGTGTCTCAAAAGGAGGCAAGGTCGTCCTACAAGATGGCCTCGACCCAGCCCAAGAATTCACCACGCTAGTTCATGAGCTTGCCCACGAAATACTTCACCACGGGTCCGGACGCGCAGGCTCTACCAAGGAAAGCAGAGAGCTCGAAGCCGAGGCAGTGGCATACGTTGTAGCCCAAGCCGTTGGTCTCGACACGGCCAGAGCGAGCACCGACTACATCAAGCTCTATCACGGCGACGCGCAGCAACTCACCCAATCTCTCGAAGCCGTCCGTAAGGCCTCCGGAGTCATCCTCGAAGGGCTCCTATGA